caaccttctattggtcactcacaggctgtatcAATAGGCCAGCTCCTAccaaccttctattggtcactcacaggctgtatcaatagaccagctcctgccaaccttctattggtcactcacaggctgtatcTATAGACCAGCTCCTAccaaccttctattggtcactcacaggctgtatcTATAGTCCAGCTCCTGccaaccttctattggtcactcacaggctgtatcTATAGTCCAGCTCCTGccaaccttctattggtcactcacaggctgtatcTATAGTCCAGCTCCTGccaaccttctattggtcactcacaggctgtatcTATAGTCCAGCTCCTGccaaccttctattggtcactcacaggctgtatcAATAGGCCAGCTCTTACCAAGcttctattggtcactcacaggctgtatcaatagaccagctcctgccaaccttctattggtcactcacaggctgtatcAATAGACCAGCTCCTAccaaccttctattggtcactcacaggctgtatcAATAGGCCAGCTCCTAccaaccttctattggtcactcacaggctgtatcAATAGACCAGCTCTTACCAACCTTCTATTGGCCACTCACAGGCTGTATCTATAGACCAGCTCCTGccaaccttctattggtcactcacaggctgtatcaatagaccagctcctgccaaccttctattggtcactcacaggctgtatcAATAGACCAGCTCCTAccaaccttctattggtcactcacaggctgtatcAATAGTCCAGCTCCTAccaaccttctattggtcactcacaggctgtatcAATAGGCCAGCTCCTAccaaccttctattggtcactcacaggctgtatcAATAGGCCAGCTCCTAccaaccttctattggtcactcacaggctgtatcTATAGACCAGCTCCTGccaaccttctattggtcactcacaggctgtatcaatagaccagctcctgccaaccttctattggtcactcacaggctgtatcaataggccagctcctgccaaccttctattggtcactcacaggctgtatcTATAGACCAGCTCCTGccaaccttctattggtcactcacaggctgtatcTATAGTCCAGCTCCTGccaaccttctattggtcactcacaggctgtatcAATAGTCCAGCTCCAGccaaccttctattggtcactcacaggctgtatcAATAGGCCAGCTCCTAccaaccttctattggtcactcacaggctgtatcaatagaccagctcctgccaaccttctattggtcactcacaggctgtatcTATAGACCAGCTCCTAccaaccttctattggtcactcacaggctgtatcTATAGTCCAGCTCCTGccaaccttctattggtcactcacaggctgtatcTATAGTCCAGCTCCTGccaaccttctattggtcactcacaggctgtatcaatagaccagctcctgccaaccttctattggtcactcacaggctgtatcTATAGACCAGCTCCTGccaaccttctattggtcactcacaggctgtatcaatagaccagctcctgccaaccttctattggtcactcacaggctgtatcaatagaccagctcctgccaaccttctattggtcactcacaggctgtatcAATAGACCAGCTCCTAccaaccttctattggtcactcacaggctgtatcAATAGACCAGCTCCTAccaaccttctattggtcactcacaggctgtatcAATAGTCCAGCTCCAAccaaccttctattggtcactcacaggctgtatcaatagaccagctcctgccaaccttctattggtcactcacaggctgtatcTATAGTCCAGCTCCTGccaaccttctattggtcactcacaggctgtatcAATAGACCAGCTCTTACCAAGcttctattggtcactcacaggctgtatcAATAGACCAGCTCTTACCAAGcttctattggtcactcacaggctgtatcaatagaccagctcctgccaaccttctattggtcactcacaggctgtatcaatagaccagctcctgccaaccttctattggtcactcacaggctgtatcaatagaccagctcctgccaaccttctattggtcactcacaggctgtatcaatagtccagctcctgccaaccttctattggtcactcacaggctgtatcAATAGACCAGCTCCTAccaaccttctattggtcacATCAAgtcactcacaggctgtatcAATAGGCCAGCTCATATTCATCCTGTACTGGTCACATCAAAGTGGTTCTGTACCTTTAAACACTCTCTCTTTCCTCCCAACAGAATGTCTTACAAAGAGAATCTCAACCCATCCAGCTACACCTCCAAGGTACGTGCTTCTAGTCTTTATGACCTGTAGGAAGGTCccaatttttgcattttgattgGGGAAAGTTTATTGCTCGGTCACTTTGCACCTCTGGGCGGCTGGAGATATTTGTGTCAATCTAAATGTGGGAATGAATTGAATTTGCTTTGGCATTCGTCATAGCAATTAGGGATTCTTGCATGGCatacatatagggttgccaccaaaatgatgatcccaatgttattaatagggaaaaaatatacatctataggaaggccggtatttttttcccataaaaggtggcaaccctacatacataTGGCTCTAattgttgtagttcagcaatagatGTGGCAGTCGCTGCAAGTGTTTATATAACTTACACACTGTTCTTTTCATTGCAGTTCACCACTCCATCCAGTGCTACGGCGGCCCAGAGGGTTCTAAGGAAGGAACCGTATGTATCTACATTTACCACCCCGTCTGACAATCTACTGGCCCAGAGGACTCAGCTCTCTCGCATTACCCCCTCTGCTTCCTCCAGCGTTCCAGGTACTTTGACTTTTGGCACCACCTGGTTCTGATTTGCTTGTTGGGTTAAATGGATATTtgcaagttgtagttcaacatacAAACGTCCTTCAGTTGTTCTCTCTGACCTGCACCACTGGGATTGTAAATGTCTATTAATGTTGTCTTTGTGTGATTTGCAGGTAGAGTGGCAGTAAGCACAGAGATGCCCTCCCAAAATACTGCACTGGCAGAAATGTAAGTCATTTGTTTGTtctttggactttaataaactGCCCCTCTCATCCCTTGGGAATTGGGAGTCCAGGCAACCATAGAGTGTAGGGGCAGATTGTATTGCCAGCGTGTGCAATGGGGAATGAAGTTATCAAACGCGTCTGGTTTTTCCTTCAGGCCCAAAAGGAAGTTCACCATCGATGACTTTGACATTGGCCGCCCATTGGGGAAGGGAAAGTTTGGGAACGTGTACCTGGCTAGGGAGAAGCAGAACAAGTTCATTATGGCTTTAAAGGTTCTATTCAAGTCTCAGCTGGAGAAGGAGGGAGTGGAGCACCAGCTGCGGCGTGAGATAGAGATCCAGTCTCACCTCAGGTAACTGCCACCAGGAACAGAACCTCTCCTCCTCGTATTAACTTGCAACTGCCAGTTTCCTTTATTCTACTTCTTGTGTTGAATTCTGCTCCTGTCTTCCTGCTGTGTTTTAATCTTAATGAGGGACAATGACATGGGTGTCACATGTAATAACTGCTTGTCTGGGGATCAGGTAAGTGTAAGACCCATGTGCTCTGGCCTGATTCCccccaaacaagcagatattaCATTATATGTATGGCTAACTTTACATTGTACTGGATTATAAGGCAGTACATATGACCTCTAGCACCCCACAACTCTAGAATCTGACCTGTGACTACGGTATTGGTGCAATGGGAGGCAAGAATATTTACATGGAACCAACATTCTGCTGAGCTGTACCCTTTAGAAGGGGGCGggtcatattttataaatactgaCTGATACAAGAGGGAAAGACTGAAAGGCATTGTGCACattacagcttacaatctaacaggaGGAAGGCAGTCCATCAttttccccccttccccccccccccccccatcctttttttctcttccttccCTCCTTCCTATAAATTACTGAATTACTTGGGCTGCTGGCAACCTGTTTAAAGGGGGTGATTATCTTTTAGTATAATTTAGATTGGgatattctaaaggtggccatacacggatagatccgctcgtttggcgatgtcgccaaacgagcggatctccctctgatatgcccaccttgaggtgggcaatatcgggctgatccgatcgtgggccctagggcccaacgatcggatcctagcgttcgccaaacgggtggtcggatcgcgggaccgcatcaacgaacagatgcggtcgcgatccgacgggatttttaatcccatccgatcgagatctggcagactttcggccagatctcgatcggggaagcccgtcgggggcccccatacacgggccaataagctgccgactcggtctgtcggcagcttttatcggcccgtgtatggccaccttaagacaacttgtaattggtttacattgtttgtagtttttgactttgactagtgttttattcagcagcagctctccagtttgcaatcggagcagtctggttactagggtccaaactaccctagcaaccatgcattgattggaataagcgacagaaatatgaataggagaggactggatagaaagatgaggaataaaaagtagcaataacatatacacttgtagccttacagagcatttgttttttttttgttttttttttagatggggtcagtgaccccaaaaacagagaaattaaggccaattgataagttggttagaattagccattctataacatactaaaagtttaattttattttctttagacaCCCAAACATCCTGCGCATGTACAACTACTTCCACGACCGCAAGCGAATCTACCTCATGCTGGAGTTCGCCCCTCGAGGAGAGCTGTACAAGGAGCTGCAAAAACATGGCCGCTTTGATGAGCAGAGAAGTGCTACAGTGAGTGACATGGGGGGGGTCTTTGCCTAATTGTGTTACACTGTCCGTCACAACTAGTTTATATACTAACCTGCACGACTGCTCTAATCCAAGCAATACCTGGGCAGTTTGTTTTCCCCTTTTGGAGATCAATCTAACGGGCGGTTACTATGAGTTACGGAACTTCAGTTTAGTTTGTGTTCCTCTTAACGGGTAACCAGCCCAAAACAAGTCGTTTTGCCTATAGCAGGCGCTGGTAGTGTTAAAGGACCCTTGGTATCCATTGCTTTGTGGCTGCAACTGTTTCTCTTCCCATGTGACCTTACCATGTGACTTGCAGTTTATGGAAGAGCTGGCTGATGCCCTGCACTATTGCCACGAAAGGAAAGTCATCCACAGAGACATCAAGCCCGAGAACCTGCTCATGGGATACAAAGGGGAACTGAAAATTGCAGACTTTGGCTGGTCTGTTCATGCCCCATCACTCAGGTACCTCCAACTTTCTGTTGTCTTAATGCATCTTGTTCAgcgtttgttcacctttaatttaactttcaaaatgttatacaatggctacatttttttaattgccttaaggtggccatagacgcaaagatcctatcgtacaaattgaggattcgtacgatttttggacagTGTGTTGAGAGTCCCGCCATTTTTCGCCCAGCGGAGATCGGACAGtggccatgcccgttagtggcatattggggaaagatcggctcacTTTTCAATGTCGCCAAAggagtggatctttgcgtctacaGCCAcctttattcttctgactctttccagctttcaaatgggggtcactgaccccatctaaaaacattgctctgtaaggctacaaatttattatagttgctactttattactcatctttctgttcaggcctctcctattcatattcaaatcaatgcatggttgctaggggaatttaggccctagcaaccagacagctgaaattgctaactggatagctgctgaataaaaagctaaataactcaaaacacaaataattaaatgaaaaacaattgtaaattgtcttagaatctccctctctacatcatactaaaagttcaatttaaaggtgaaacactcgGTAGACTCAGACTGGCAACCAACATTTTGAGTTTTCAGTAAATATTTAAGTCTGCTTTTCACTTTCCTCAGTAGAGAATAGCCTCTGTACTTGTTGTTTCTAAGACTTAATGACCAAAACCATAGAACTAAAATtctagtacagctatgggacctgttgtccagaatgcttgggacctggagttttccagattgttaatctttctgtaatttggatcttcataccttaaatctactagaaaatcatgtaaacattaaataacccaataggctggttttgctttcaataagggtgaattatatcttagttgggatcaagtacaagcgactctttttattacacagaaaaaggaacttatttttaaaaatttggtttatttgattacAATAGTCTGAGATGTtcgttccgtaattcagaacattCCGGATAACGGAGCTGCTTCATTGTGGTTTAACTGAAATGTCTTTGTGCAGGCGTCGGACAATGTGTGGAACTTTGGATTATCTGCCCCCTGAGATGATCGAGGGAAAGACTCACGACGAGAAAGTGGATCTATGGTGCGCTGGGGTTCTCTGTTACGAGTTCCTTGTAGGAATGCCTCCATTCGACAGTCCCTCCCACACAGAAACACATCGGAGAATTGTCAATGTAAGATGCCCCTTTACTGTGTGTCTAATAGAATttgtatacttaaagggattctgttgcgggggaaaatgtttgtttttatttatttttcttcccttCCCATTGTAGTATCGCAACTTGGGTCGTGCTCCCTAGcctcacctagtggtagacacGAGAATAGCACCAAAGCGGAAAACCCCCTGccttggtgctattctcatgtgtACCACTAGGTGGGCATAGGGAGCACGACCCAAGTCTTAGTATACTACAATGGGAAGGGAAGAAGCAATAGCTgtcggaaagcagttccatcctgaagtgttggctcctcctcaaagctcagaattgtgtctccacaccaatattacaattgtTGGttcaacaataacattttaaatagagtgaataatttgcaatgtaaatggtgtcatttagaaataaaaatcatgacagaatccctttatgaaGCTTCAACCGTAACCCTGTATCTCCCCTAACCTTTCTTCTATAGGTTGACCTTAAGTTTCCGCCTTTCCTGTCCGACGGCTCAAAGGACCTGATCAGCAAGCTCCTCCGCTACCACCCACCACAGCGTCTCCCGCTGAAAGGTGTCATGGAGCACCCTTGGGTGAAGGCAAACTCCCGCCGTGTCCTGCCTCCTGTCTACCAGTCCACCCAATCAAAATAGTTACTCTGCCGATTGCCTGAAGTTGTGCGACTTTTTACTGCACTTGGTAGTTGACCTGGATCCAATGACCATGAAGTGCAGACTTGTGATTAACAACACTTTGCCACTGCTGAagccattatataatatacacacatggATCAGTACAGGGGGATACTGCAGTGGGCCGACTGTTCCTTTCCTTACTACTGAAGTCTGgaacttcactttttttttttttttctgtttgtgaaaTGAGCTGCTCTATTAACCTATAATGAATACAAATACTGGCAAACCTCTTATACAGGGGACTTCAGGGTATTGAGTGTGCAAGTTACATCAGCAAAGAGATAAACAGACCAGATCCATTGTCGGCAGTCACAACGTTTGGCTAAATATGGCTGCACTTACGACCCCTCTGTCCCAGCCTGCTCTGCATCCAACACTGTGAATGGGGGGCTTGGTGGGCTCCAATGCACCAAAGTAATCCACATACTGCCTTTCAAGCTTTTGGTGTCGGGCATTTATGTTCAGGCTTTTGTTTTCAGTGCGTTCCTATGTAGAAGATAGCCGTCGGTTAGAAATGTTTTCTatggttttatatttaaagtgTATATATTTCCTTGTTCAATTCCGGGTTTTGTTCTTATGCTCTGTATGACTTGGTCCTCCCATTAGCAGAGACTATTCCTCTCTATGACTGCAAGtatgagtgatgtcacaattgtTGGGGAGAGTTGTCTGCTCATATTAGTTGTGCTTGCAGCAGCCACGTAACAGTAGTTTGAAAGCCTTCGGCCACCCCCAATTCCATATTCGCGGGGGTTTGGCTGAAATCTGCAAACTACCATTAAATAAAATCTAATCTCTGGAGTGGGGAGGAAGTGTAATACTTGGAtgttttctttgtaaataaaGTATTGTAATCTTCTAATTGCCTGTGGATCGTATTATGTGCAGCTAATGGTAACACTGGGGAAATGtatgcagttaaaggggttgttcacctttgagaactttttattatgatgagtgatattctgagacaatttgcaattggtttttcattttttattgaataatttgcgtcttaaccaatctggtaactagggtccaaattcccctagcaaccatgcactgatttgaataagaggctggactaTGCTTGGGAGAGGACTAGAAAGaagagtattaaaaagtaaccacaatacatttgtagccttacagagcattttgttttttttagaagggagacCGGAAAAAGGCATAACTATAAAACgataaatgaaaagttgcttagaattggtatatctataacataataaaagttaccttaaaggtgaaccacccctttaatttagatTATAAATCAAGCAACTGTTGCTTACCAAGTGCTGAACTGCAACTTGCTGCAGTAAAAGACCCGCTAATCGTCAGTCACTGGTTTAAATGCTGTGTGGCTTCCTGGAGTCCCTTCGGCTTTATAGTTGTTTATACATTGACTACACTGGCAAATTGTAGAACGTCCATTTTTGCTTCTTGCTCAATGTGTCCATTATAGTTATACTGcccttcaaaggggttgttcacctttaaatttaacgtttagtatgagagtgatattccgagacaattaaaaattgaaagccaattgcaattaTTTGTGGTCTGTGactttgctgaaattacaaactggagagttgctgaataaaaagctgtcttgtttgctaaggttcaaatttttctagggatgcaccaaatccactgttttgttTTCGgttgaatccttcacgaaagattcggccaagtcctaatttgcatatgcaaattagcagtgTGAAGGTGGggaaatgtacttccttgttttgtgacagtcatacgatttccctccccgtccctattttgcatatgtaaattaggattcggtgcagccagacagaaggattcggtgcatccctcaattttaccctagcaaccattcactgatttaaataagagactagaatatgaataggagagggaatgaatagaaagataagcaataaaaaaaatatatatatatttgtacccttagacacatttttatttagatggggtcagtgacccccatttaaaagtcagaagaaaagggcaaataatgccaaaactataataaaaaaaaaaatgaccaactgaaaattgtttagaattggccactctatcacatactaaaaggtgaaccatcgCTTTAAAATTGGTGCCAAGATCTATACATTCTTGGGAAGTGGCATTTAAAGAGGTGGGTGTATCTATTTCCCACTTCAGTGTTTTCTGTCTACTTACATTAAAATTCTTTCCCCCTTCTGTGtgttatacattcattacataaaGGTACCAGGTCTAAAATGTATGGTAAGTTCTAACCGCTTGCAGCCTCACCCTTAGCatagtggttcccaaactaaATGCAGCCAACGGCAGGGGGATATGGAATTGTGCCATACACTTCCTTACAGATTATAATTTTTTGATTGGGGGGGGTAAAATAGATCTAGTGCAAAGAAAAAATAGGAAGTGTTTCTGGTAGTTAACATGACAGAAACTGAAGGAGGACTTGGTATTGAAATagataaaaattagaaataagagcagatttaaaaaaaaaaagttaaaggatcagtaacaaatttaaaaaaaaaattgaaacatatttaatttttctctgtaataaaatagtaccttatacttCATCTCAATATAtagttaattcttattggaggcaaaacaatcctattttgtttattcaatgtttaactgattttttttttgatccctACATCCTGCCCTACTACCACCCTCCCTAATCTGTGCTTGCTGCCCTTCCACCATCCTCCTATTCAGGTCTCCTTTACTTACTTCAATTCCCACCACTGCCTACTCAATCCCGTCTccattactatttaaaaaaaaaagtaaaaaacattgttggtcagggcctccctactagttaaaaaaaaaaaaaaacattggtgccagggccccccttagttaaaaagaaacattggggccccagagcatattttttttaaaaaaaaaaaaacattggtagagtattaaaataaaacattggtgggcaggggtttaacaaaataaaaaaaacatgttgttcaGTAGAACtaaactcgtggcttcaggacttcaactttggctcctttcatagcTTCGGGTCCTTTTGTAGCTTTgagacttcaactttggctcttcGTAGCTTCGGGTCTTATCACAGCTTggggactttggctctttgggacttcggcagGTGCGGCACGGCTTCGATGCTGTCAAGGAGACCCggttattttgaaaagtgcagcacaaccGGGCCCCCCTTTTAGGTCTGGTCCCGGTACAACAGTACTAGAGATGTGCAGGTCGGGGCGAGAAGGCGCACGGCTACAAagccggaagtcggcatttggaAGTGGTGGGCacggagagcaggagaagagctcaacctgcacctgcCTGCCACCCGCGAAGAGAAGTGCCTTTCAATGTGGGATTGTAAGAGCTGAATGTTCAGTCTGAAGGCATCTTCCAAAATGCTCACCTTTCTCTTCAAAATCAGACTCAGCCTTGATCAGATACTGGTCAGGGTGAGAATTGTGATCCACAAGGAAACCCATCTTCATCTTAGTCTGATTTGCCCCACCATCTTTATTATTATAGCAGGCAAAGATAATGTGGTGGACCTTTCCCGGTATGGCCAACTGAAATGCAGATAACAGGTGAACCCACTGTCAACATAGTGAAGGCAGCAGGATGTAGTCTTCAATCTCTCCCTGAGGCTGGGCATGGACTGAGCATTGGACCAGTTCAAGACAGGTGTCTTACTCTTTGGTTATCCATGCCAACTACTTCTTAGGGCCTTCATACTGAGAAAGCCCAGAATCATGTTTTACCTTATGGTTGCCATTTTGTTTTCTGCAGATAATGCAATTCCATAGGGTGAAACATTTATGGGCAAAACCAGATTTGTGAGCTGtatggtttttctttttcagctaAAAATCTGTCCCAGCGTAACATGAAGGGTTGTCCAATCCAATCTGGGCTATTGAACTGCAGATTTTATTGGTTTTTGGGTATTGTAGTTGGGTCACAGCTGGAGAGTGCACAGCATGGATCCCTGACCTACACATTACCCCATGATTGAGACCATCCTCACACCTATCAGTCAGTACAAAATACCCAGGGGACTTAAAAGAAACGGGGGCTGGGTAAATAGACATggtattggctttttttttttttaagatgaaaagctccggattacaggaagtccatctcctgTAGAgtaattttttaaaggggttgttcacctttgagttaacttttagtatgatgtagagattgatattctgaaacaatttgcaatttgttttcattttttgttattaaggtttttgagttattaagctttttattcagcagctcttcaatttgcatattaaacagtctggtaactagggtccaaattaccctagcaaccatgcagtgatttgaataagagactagaatatgaatgggagaggcctgatgagtaataaaaagtaacaataacaatacatttgtagccttagaggcacatttgttttttagaagggagacagtgacgcccatttgaaagccattgtgaaaagtaaaaggcaaataactataaaactataaaaaaaattgtccgttctataacataataaaagttaccgtaaaggtgaaccacccctttaatcaaataattcaaaattttcaaaatgatttacttttcctgtaataataataaaacagtgccttgttgttgatcccaactaagataaatataatccttattggagacaaagcaATCCTGTGgggtttattttataatttaaattttttttttttttagcagagttaagatatggagatccaaattacggaaagaccccttatcccaaAAACTTCAATGTACCCTGTTGGACAGATGTTGGTGGCAGGCAGACTTTTGTGTCAAAAATGGTCATCACTGTGTATAAGAAGCAGTAACAGCCATCACTGTTTATTTGAtaagtatttgctttttctctaccAAATTAAATATGGCAGCATAGCAGAAAGAAAGCTCCCTGACTGGCAACGCAGAGAAGATTGTGAACCC
Above is a genomic segment from Xenopus laevis strain J_2021 chromosome 3L, Xenopus_laevis_v10.1, whole genome shotgun sequence containing:
- the aurkb.L gene encoding aurora kinase B-A, whose product is MSYKENLNPSSYTSKFTTPSSATAAQRVLRKEPYVSTFTTPSDNLLAQRTQLSRITPSASSSVPGRVAVSTEMPSQNTALAEMPKRKFTIDDFDIGRPLGKGKFGNVYLAREKQNKFIMALKVLFKSQLEKEGVEHQLRREIEIQSHLRHPNILRMYNYFHDRKRIYLMLEFAPRGELYKELQKHGRFDEQRSATFMEELADALHYCHERKVIHRDIKPENLLMGYKGELKIADFGWSVHAPSLRRRTMCGTLDYLPPEMIEGKTHDEKVDLWCAGVLCYEFLVGMPPFDSPSHTETHRRIVNVDLKFPPFLSDGSKDLISKLLRYHPPQRLPLKGVMEHPWVKANSRRVLPPVYQSTQSK
- the aurkb.L gene encoding aurora kinase B-A isoform X2; the encoded protein is MPSQNTALAEMPKRKFTIDDFDIGRPLGKGKFGNVYLAREKQNKFIMALKVLFKSQLEKEGVEHQLRREIEIQSHLRHPNILRMYNYFHDRKRIYLMLEFAPRGELYKELQKHGRFDEQRSATFMEELADALHYCHERKVIHRDIKPENLLMGYKGELKIADFGWSVHAPSLRRRTMCGTLDYLPPEMIEGKTHDEKVDLWCAGVLCYEFLVGMPPFDSPSHTETHRRIVNVDLKFPPFLSDGSKDLISKLLRYHPPQRLPLKGVMEHPWVKANSRRVLPPVYQSTQSK